A region from the SAR86 cluster bacterium genome encodes:
- the hemB gene encoding porphobilinogen synthase — protein sequence MKRKFPNSRLRRLRLNSSIIDLVSENTLNSADLIQPVFVKENLNGSEPIESMPNVNRYGIDNILKEVESVISSGIKTIAIFPVIDSNKKDDLGKEALNEENIISKTIKLIKKEFPELVIIADVALDPYTSHGHDGLLINNYVDNDATLESLVSQSLILAASGADIIAPSDMMDGRIGKIREALENSNFKNTLILSYAAKYNSKFYGPFRDAVNSSSNLGKSSKSSYQMSPANKSEAMHEVAMDIEEGADIVMIKPGMPYLDILSSVKETFKIPTFAYQVSGEYSMLKLAIEKGWLDKDVILETLVCFKRAGADAILTYFAKEISMEINKNE from the coding sequence ATGAAAAGAAAATTCCCTAACTCAAGACTCAGAAGGCTCAGACTTAATTCTTCAATAATTGATCTTGTAAGTGAAAATACTCTTAACTCAGCTGATTTAATTCAACCAGTTTTCGTAAAAGAAAATCTAAATGGTTCTGAGCCAATTGAATCAATGCCAAACGTTAATAGGTATGGTATTGATAATATTTTAAAAGAAGTTGAATCAGTAATATCTTCTGGTATTAAAACTATTGCTATATTTCCAGTCATTGATTCAAATAAAAAAGATGATCTTGGCAAAGAGGCGTTAAATGAAGAAAATATTATTTCAAAAACAATAAAACTAATAAAAAAAGAATTTCCTGAATTAGTAATAATTGCTGATGTTGCATTAGATCCATACACATCTCATGGGCATGATGGGTTGCTAATCAATAATTATGTTGATAATGATGCAACTTTAGAATCATTAGTTTCACAATCCTTAATACTTGCAGCTTCTGGAGCAGATATCATTGCACCTTCAGATATGATGGATGGAAGGATAGGAAAAATAAGAGAAGCTCTAGAAAATTCAAATTTTAAAAATACTTTGATTTTGTCTTATGCTGCAAAATATAATTCGAAATTTTATGGACCTTTTAGAGACGCAGTGAATTCCTCATCAAATCTTGGCAAATCCTCTAAATCATCCTATCAAATGTCTCCAGCAAATAAATCTGAAGCTATGCACGAAGTAGCAATGGATATTGAAGAGGGCGCAGACATTGTGATGATAAAACCCGGCATGCCATATTTAGATATTTTATCTTCAGTAAAAGAGACTTTTAAGATACCAACATTTGCTTATCAAGTAAGTGGAGAATACAGCATGTTAAAACTTGCTATAGAAAAAGGTTGGCTTGATAAAGATGTTATACTAGAAACATTAGTATGTTTCAAAAGGGCTGGTGCGGATGCAATACTTACATATTTCGCAAAAGAAATTTCAATGGAGATAAATAAAAATGAGTGA
- the trxA gene encoding thioredoxin, with amino-acid sequence MSDVTAIINEEQFTSDVLQSEKPVLVDFWAEWCGPCKQLSPTVEEVASEQKDNLKVCKMDVDTNREVAAKYGIRSIPTLIIFKNGEPAGTEIGALTKEQLEVFIKTIV; translated from the coding sequence ATGAGTGACGTAACTGCTATTATTAATGAAGAACAATTTACATCAGATGTCTTGCAATCTGAAAAACCAGTTTTAGTTGATTTTTGGGCTGAGTGGTGCGGTCCCTGTAAACAACTATCTCCAACAGTTGAAGAAGTTGCGTCTGAACAAAAAGATAATCTCAAGGTATGTAAAATGGATGTAGATACTAATAGAGAGGTTGCTGCAAAATATGGTATTAGATCAATTCCAACACTTATAATTTTTAAAAATGGGGAACCTGCGGGCACAGAAATTGGAGCTTTAACTAAAGAACAGCTTGAAGTATTTATAAAAACAATAGTTTAA
- the rho gene encoding transcription termination factor Rho: protein MNLTEIKIKSINELVGIATDLGIEDVGRLKKQDIIFKIFKHKASEGIDIYGGGVLEILNDGFGFLRSPEGSYCAGPDDIYVSPSQIRKFSLRKGDSVAGKIRTPKDQERYFAMVQVDTINGEEPTKTKNKILYENLTPLFPNERLLLEQGTGSNEDLSSRIIDLIAPIGKGQRGLIVSPPKAGKTLMLQSIAHSIKSNNPEVELIVLLIDERPEEVTEMSRTVKGEVVASTFDEPPSRHVQVANMVIEKAKRLVEHKKDVVILLDSITRLGRAYNSVQPASGKILSGGVDSNALERPKRFFGAARNLEEGGSLTIIATALVETGSKMDEVIYEEFKGTGNMEIHLERKIAEKRIFPAINIRRSGTRREDLLTAEDELQRMWVLRKILDDMEDAQAIQFLIDRLKSHKTNDEFFSSMKNGNGKKSTK, encoded by the coding sequence ATGAATCTTACAGAAATAAAAATTAAATCAATTAACGAATTGGTAGGTATTGCTACCGATCTTGGTATTGAAGATGTTGGTCGCTTAAAGAAACAAGACATAATTTTTAAAATTTTTAAACACAAAGCCTCAGAGGGAATCGATATTTATGGTGGCGGTGTTTTAGAAATTTTAAATGATGGCTTTGGTTTTTTAAGATCACCAGAAGGGTCATATTGTGCTGGGCCTGATGATATTTACGTTTCGCCAAGTCAAATTAGAAAATTTAGTCTTAGAAAGGGTGATTCTGTTGCAGGAAAAATTCGAACCCCTAAAGATCAAGAAAGATATTTTGCGATGGTGCAAGTTGACACTATTAATGGTGAGGAGCCTACTAAAACTAAAAATAAAATTCTTTATGAAAATTTAACACCTCTTTTTCCAAATGAAAGACTTTTACTTGAGCAAGGCACTGGTTCAAATGAAGACCTTTCATCAAGAATAATTGATTTAATAGCTCCAATAGGTAAAGGTCAGCGTGGTTTGATTGTATCGCCCCCAAAGGCTGGTAAAACGCTGATGCTTCAAAGTATCGCACATTCAATTAAAAGTAATAATCCTGAAGTTGAGTTAATAGTTTTATTGATTGATGAAAGACCTGAGGAAGTTACTGAAATGTCTAGAACTGTTAAAGGCGAGGTTGTAGCCAGTACATTTGACGAACCGCCTTCAAGGCATGTTCAAGTTGCAAATATGGTAATTGAGAAGGCAAAAAGACTTGTGGAACATAAAAAAGACGTTGTTATACTTTTAGATTCGATCACCAGATTGGGACGTGCATATAATTCTGTGCAGCCAGCATCAGGAAAGATATTAAGTGGTGGTGTTGACTCTAATGCTCTAGAAAGACCAAAAAGGTTTTTTGGTGCTGCTAGAAACTTAGAGGAGGGTGGAAGTTTAACAATCATTGCAACCGCATTAGTAGAAACTGGTTCGAAAATGGACGAAGTCATTTATGAAGAATTTAAAGGAACAGGTAACATGGAAATTCATCTTGAAAGAAAAATTGCTGAAAAAAGAATTTTTCCAGCCATCAATATTAGAAGATCTGGGACAAGAAGAGAGGATCTTTTAACTGCAGAAGATGAATTGCAAAGAATGTGGGTTCTCAGAAAAATTCTCGACGATATGGAGGATGCGCAAGCAATTCAGTTTTTAATCGATAGATTAAAATCGCATAAAACAAATGACGAGTTCTTTTCATCAATGAAAAATGGCAATGGTAAGAAATCAACTAAGTAA